One window from the genome of Salvia miltiorrhiza cultivar Shanhuang (shh) chromosome 7, IMPLAD_Smil_shh, whole genome shotgun sequence encodes:
- the LOC130992269 gene encoding signal recognition particle subunit SRP54 2: protein MVLAQLGGSISRALQQMSNATIIDEKVLNDCLNEITRALLQSDVQFKLVRDMQTNIKKIVNLDDLAAGHNKRKIIQQAVFNELCKILDPGKPSFTPKKGKTSVVMFVGLQGSGKTTTCTKYAYYHQKKGYKPALVCADTFRAGAFDQLKQNATKAKIPFYGSYTESDPVRIAVEGVERFKKENCDLIIVDTSGRHKQEAALFEEMRQVSEATKPDLVIFVMDSSIGQAAFDQAQAFKESVPVGAVIITKMDGHAKGGGALSAVAATKSPVIFIGTGEHMDEFEIFDVKPFVSRLLGMGDWSGFMDKIQEVVPMDQQPELLQKLSEGNFTLRIMYEQFQNILKMGPIGQVFSMLPGFSQELMPKGREKESQAKIKRYMTMMDSMTNEELDSSNPKLMNESRIIRIARGCGRPIRDVMEMLEEYKRLAKIWSKMKGLKIPKKGDMSALSRNMNAQHMSKVLPPQMLKQIGGMGGLQSLMKQMGSSKDMMGMFGGADK from the exons ATGGTGCTCGCACAGTTAGGAGGGAGCATCTCCCGTGCTCTTCAACAGATGAGCAATGCGACTATCATTGACGAGAAAGTGCTCAACGATTGTCTAAACGAGATCACGCGTGCGCTTCTCCAATCCGATGTTCAGTTCAAGCTCGTTCGCGATATGCAGACCAATATCAAGAAGATCGTCAATCTCGATGATCTAGCAGCTGGCCACAATAAACGTAAAATCATCCAACAG GCTGTTTTTAATGAGCTATGTAAAATACTGGATCCAGGGAAGCCATCTTTCACTCCAAAGAAAGGGAAAACTAGTGTTGTAATGTTTGTTGGTCTACAAG GATCTGGGAAAACGACCACCTGTACAAAGTACGCATACTACCACCAAAAGAAGGGTTATAAACCAGCTTTGGTTTGTGCTGATACATTTAGAGCTGGTGCTTTTGACCAGTTAAAGCAGAATGCCACAAAAGCTAAAATTCCTTTTTATGGAAG CTATACGGAGTCCGACCCTGTAAGAATTGCGGTAGAAGGAGTTGAGAGATTTAAGAAGGAAAATTGTGACCTCATAATTGTTGATACCAGTGGACGTCACAAGCAGGAAGCAGCACTTTTTGAGGAGATGCGTCAAGTTTCTGAAGCAACG AAACCAGATCTTGTCATATTTGTTATGGATAGCAGTATTGGTCAAGCTGCATTTGACCAGGCTCAAGCATTTAAGGAAAGTGTTCCTGTTGGAGCTGTGATTATCACAAAGATGGATGGCCATGCAAAGGGAGGTGGTGCTCTCAGCGC GGTTGCAGCAACAAAAAGTCCAGTCATATTTATTGGGACGGGAGAACATATGGACGAGTTCGAAATATTTGATGTCAAACCATTTGTCAGCCGTCTTTTAG GTATGGGTGACTGGTCTGGCTTCATGGACAAAATTCAAGAAGTTGTTCCGATGGATCAACAGCCTGAGCTTCTCCAAAAGCTCTCTGAAGGAAATTTTACATTGAGGATCATGTACGAGCAGTTTCAGAATATACTTAAAATGGGCCCTATTGGTCAG GTATTCTCTATGCTTCCAGGATTTAGTCAAGAGTTGATGCCCAAGGGCCGTGAAAAGGAAAGCCAGGCAAAGATTAAAAGATATATGACAATGATGGACTCGATGACTAATGAAG AGTTGGACAGCTCCAACCCAAAACTCATGAATGAATCCCGTATCATACGGATAGCAAGAGGGTGTGGTCGTCCTATAAGGGATGTAATGGAAATGTTGGAAGAGTACAAGCGGCTGGCCAAGATTTGGAGCAAGATGAAGGGTCTTAAGATCCCAAAGAAAGGAGACATGAGTGCACTTTCGCGAAACATGAACGCACAGCACATGAGCAAAGTCCTTCCGCCCCAGATGCTGAAACAGATTGGCGGCATGGGCGGCTTACAAAGCTTGATGAAGCAGATGGGTTCTTCCAAGGATATGATGGGTATGTTTGGCGGCGCAGATAAGTAG
- the LOC130992270 gene encoding uncharacterized protein LOC130992270, which produces MSAIVCGKRSFFEDIDATASSPDSASPPAYKKFRCSSSTSPVRFTYSPPVQTSSVDQLKALFPELEIQLLEKAMEESVNDLDLAIKKLHEFCRGHDVNDKIGTSAEENATMDKAASQTGGDSVPLQEPQSQNNLPADGAEWVDLFVREMMNASSIDDARFRAASILESLEKSISSRASVETAQSFHKENLMLKEHIEVLLRDNVILKRAVAIQHERQKENDEKNQEVQHIKQLLAQYQEQLRTLEANNYALTLRLQHAQLSNSFPGRFHPDVF; this is translated from the exons ATGTCAGCGATTGTGTGTGGCAAGAGGTCGTTCTTCGAGGACATCGACGCCACGGCGTCATCGCCGGACTCTGCATCGCCGCCAGCTTACAAGAAGTTCCGATGCTCTTCGTCCACGTCACCGGTCCGGTTCACGTACTCCCCGCCGGTTCAAACGAGTTCGGTTGATCAGCTCAAGGCTTTGTTTCCTGAGCTGGAAATTCAG CTTTTAGAGAAAGCTATGGAAGAGTCCGTCAATGACTTGGATTTGGCTATTAAGAAACTTCATGAGTTTTGCCGTGGACATGATGTGAATGACAAGATTGGCACAAGTGCTGAAGAAAATGCAACAATGGACAAAG CTGCATCACAAACTGGTGGGGATTCAGTTCCTTTGCAGGAGCCTCAATCTCAAAACAACCTACCGGCAGATGGTGCAGAATGGGTGGATTTATTTGTGAGGGAGATGATGAATGCTTCTAGCATAGATGATGCAAGATTCCGAGCAGCCAGCATATTGGAGAGTTTGGAGAAATCTATCAGCTCTCGGGCCAGTGTTGAGACAGCTCAAAGTTTTCATAAG GAAAATCTGATGCTGAAGGAACATATCGAAGTTCTTCTCCGGGATAATGTCATCCTCAAGCGTGCTGTAGCCATCCAGCACGAGCGTCAAAAGGAAAATGATGAGAAGAACCAAGAGGTGCAGCATATAAAGCAATTGTTAGCACAGTATCAGGAGCAGTTGCGAACTCTTGAG GCAAACAACTACGCATTGACATTGCGTTTGCAGCACGCGCAGCTGAGCAACTCCTTTCCGGGGCGTTTCCATCCAGATGTATTCTAA